The following proteins are co-located in the Colletotrichum lupini chromosome 4, complete sequence genome:
- a CDS encoding amino acid permease: LSSSVVDKGKGHDKRQRASLLLQQPASSFCPELSSLLFIMSKEDAQVGVVPPTYDSEKGARHTAGDGHVPDNFREDDFMTRNGLNLKSFQRRDWGTGDTELDRSMKPRHLQMIAIGGSIGAGFFVGSGSALTKGGPGSVLICFLIAGVMIFNVVYALGELAVLYPVSGGFYTYSIRFLDPSWGFAMGWNYVFQWVIVLPLELTVCSFTIQYWNKDISVAVWITVFWFFIIFVNVFGTLGFAEEEFVSSAFKLFATVIFMVVALVLICGGGPEGGKYDEYWGDRLWSDPGAFQNGFRGFCSVFVTAAFAFSGTELVGLAAAESANPAKSLPGAIKQVFWRITLFYVLGLTFVGLLVSSTDERLLNSANPYADGVSPFVLAPLDAHLYGYDSFMNVVILVSVVSIGVSCVYGGSRTLTALAQQGYAPKIFTYIDRSGRPLPSVALNLAFGGLAYVRMASSGGVVFDWLLSLSGLAALFTWGSICAAHIRFRSAWKAQGHTLDELPFQAIGGVAGSWLGLFLIAISLIAQLFVAICPPSGGFATAEDFFKAYLALPVVLFFWACGYLWKRKGFLKLSEIDLDTGRREVDWDEVNAYRAKVAAWPTWRRWASTIF; encoded by the exons CTTTCCTCTTCCGTCGTCGACAAGGGCAAAGGTCACGACAAGCGCCAACGCGCATCACTTCTTCTTCAACAACCGGCCTCTAGCTTCTGTCCAGAGCTATCGAGCTTACTCTTCATCATGTCCAAGGAGGATGCTCAAGTCGGCGTGGTCCCCCCCACGTACGACTCCGAAAAGGGCGCTCGCCACACCGCCGGTGATGGCCATGTTCCCGATAACTTTCGCGAGGATGACTTCATGACCCGCAATGGCTTGAACCTCAAGAGTTTCCAGCGCC GTGACTGGGGAACTGGCGACACTGAGCTCGACCGCTCCATGAAGCCTCGTCACTTGCAAATGATTGCCATCGGTGGCTCCATCGGTGCTGGTTTCTTCGTCGGTTCCGGTAGCGCCCTCACCAAGGGTGGCCCGGGCTCTGTCCTCATCTGCTTCTTGATCGCTGGTGTCATGATCTTCAACGTCGTCTACGCTCTCGGTGAACTCGCTGTATTGTACCCTGTCTCTGGTGGTTTCTACACCTACTCTATCCGCTTCCTTGATCCTTCCTGGGGTTTCGCTATGGGCTGGAATTAT GTCTTCCAATGGGTTATCGTCTTACCACTCGAACTGACAGTCTGCTCGTTTACGATACAATATTGGAACAAAGATATAAGTGTCGCAGTATGGATCACCGTCTTCTGGTTCTTTATCATCTTCGTCAACGTTTTCGGAACCTTGGGCTTCGCCGAGGAAGAGTTCGTCTCCTCTGCCTTCAAGCTCTTTGCCACCGTCATCTTCATGGTCGTCGCCCTTGTTCTCATCTGCGGCGGTGGCCCCGAGGGTGGAAAGTACGATGAATACTGGGGAGACCGTCTCTGGAGCGACCCCGGTGCGTTCCAGAACGGCTTCCGTGGCTTCTGCTCTGTCTTCGTTACCGCCGCTTTTGCCTTCTCCGGTACCGAGCTTGTCGGCCTCGCTGCTGCTGAGTCCGCCAATCCCGCCAAGTCCCTTCCTGGTGCCATCAAGCAGGTGTTCTGGCGTATTACCCT TTTCTACGTCTTGGGTCTTACCTTTGTCGGCCTTCTCGTCAGCTCTACCGATGAGCGTCTCCTGAACTCCGCCAACCCCTACGCCGATGGTGTCTCCCCTTTCGTCCTGGCCCCTCTTGATGCCCACCTTTACGGATACGACAGCTTCATGAACGTTGTCATTCTTGTCTCCGTCGTCTCTATTGGTGTTTCTTGCGTCTACGGTGGTTCCCGTACCTTGACCGCCCTTGCCCAGCAGGGATACGCCCCCAAGATCTTCACCTACATTGACCGATCAGGCCGTCCCCTGCCTTCCGTCGCCCTCAACCTCGCTTTCGGTGGCCTGGCTTACGTCCGCATGGCGTCTTCCGGAGGTGTTGTTTTCGACTGGCTCTTGTCGCTTTCTGGTCTTGCCGCCCTTTTCACCTGGGGATCCATCTGCGCTGCCCACATTCGTTTCCGCTCTGCATGGAAAGCCCAGGGCCACACCCTCGACGAGCTTCCCTTCCAGGCCATCGGTGGTGTTGCTGGGTCTTGGCTCGGCCTGTTCCTGATTGCTATCTCTCTGATCGCCCAGCTTTTCGTCGCTATCTGCCCCCCTAGTGGCGGCTTCGCCACCGCTGAGGACTTCTTCAAGGCTTACCTTGCCCTGCCCGTCGTTCTCTTCTTCTGGGCTTGCGGTTACTTGTGGAAGCGCAAGGGCTTCTTGAAGCTTTCCGAAATCGACCTCGACACTGGTCGCCGTGAGGTTGACTGGGATGAAGTCAACGCCTACCGCGCGAAGGTTGCCGCCTGGCCCACGTGGAGACGGTGGGCAAGCACTATCTTCTAG
- a CDS encoding signal peptide peptidase: protein MASPVPSPINPPFDELAQNLTGNLTGNSAAGNATAAAVEWDFTQYASFLTMEAKLIFSALAIIYIGAHGSLRRPPSAAPQKRNDGKERKEDEPITEGLMPTDAILFPILAGTMLIGLYYLIQWLQDPAILNKILRVYMSVMGVASLTTLIAHSLRVATGFVFPNYFRHDGSLYNINDDDEAFIKVTGDGVDQNNAQVLQKSNPLPFGLRSIVRLNSIKTNRVLWDLRHVLTDEWTVKAKLHGLLREKFHMTILHVVGLNLAIATVVAYFMSGSPFLSNFMGYGFCYGSFLMMSPTTFATGSLVLIGLFFYDIIMVFYTPYMITVATKLDVPIKLQFQSAARSSILGLGDIVVPGIVMCLALRFDMWLHYQRQIKYIPTDLKSDQHDATSGDVVTVSQTQHIAQKAPYLDITNCWGDWFWSAPSWLGLFKAATQTAPPTVRGSTFSKTYFYASLVGYAIGMVTTLVMLVVFKHGQPALLYLVPGVLSSLWLTGLVRGELKEMWMYTEDGSLDTRDVVVELDGDGNVVKELKNDEDEKKKKKDEEEKTAEEKKATEKRDAEKTEYSIVSFSVTAPLRKPKTQ, encoded by the exons ATGGCTTCACCGGTCCCCAGCCCCATCAACCCGCCGTTTGATGAGCTTGCCCAGAACCTCACCGGCAACCTCACTGGCAACTCGGCAGCTGGAAACGCCACCGCTGCCGCTGTGGAATGGGATTTCACCCAGTATGCTAGCTTCTTGACGATGGAGGCCAAGCTCATCTTCAGCGCCCTAGCCATCATTTACATTGGCGCCCACGGCTCACTCCGCCGCCCACCTTCTGCCGCTCCTCAGAAGCGCAATGATGGAAAAGAACGCAAGGAGGACGAGCCTATAACGGAGGGTCTCATGCCTACCGACGCCATTCTCTTCCCGATCCTGGCCGGCACCATGCTCATCGGCCTCTACTACCTCATCCAATGGCTCCAGGACCCCGCCATCCTCAACAAAATTCTCCGAGTTTACATGTCCGTCATGGGTGTCGCCAGTTTGACGACTCTGATCGCACACTCACTGCGGGTTGCCACCGGATTCGTCTTCCCCAACTACTTCCGCCACGATGGCTCACTCTACAACATCAACGATGACGATGAGGCTTTCATCAAGGTCACAGGCGACGGTGTTGACCAAAACAACGCACAGGTTCTCCAGAAGAGCAACCCGCTGCCTTTTGGTTTGCGCAGCATTGTGCGCCTCAACAGCATCAAGACCAACCGGGTTCTATGGGACTTGCGCCACGTCTTGACGGATGAGTGGACGGTGAAGGCGAAGTTGCACGGCCTCCTTCGCGAGAAGTTCCATATGACTATCCTCCACGTCGTTGGTCTCAACCTGGCTATCGCCACCGTCGTGGCCTACTTCATGTCTGGCTCGCCATTCCTGTCCAACTTCATGGGCTACGGATTCTGCTACGGCTCATTCCTCATGATGTCCCCGACGACGTTTGCGACGGGAAGTTTGGTGCTGATCGGACTCTTCTTCTACGACATAATCATGGTCTTCTACAC CCCCTACATGATCACCGTCGCCACCAAGCTCGATGTGCCCATCAAGCTCCAGTTTCAGTCCGCCGCTAGGTCCAGCATTCTCGGACTCGGAGACATTGTCGTCCCGGGCATTGTCATGTGTCTCGCCCTCCGCTTCGACATGTGGCTTCACTACCAGCGCCAGATCAAGTATATCCCGACCGATCTCAAGTCCGACCAGCACGACGCGACCTCCGGCGACGTGGTTACCGTGAGCCAAACCCAGCACATTGCGCAAAAGGCCCCGTACCTCGACATCACCAACTGTTGGGGCGACTGGTTCTGGTCCGCCCCTTCGTGGCTGGGTCTCTTCAAGGCTGCAACGCAAACAGCGCCGCCGACCGTGCGCGGATCGACTTTCAGCAAGACTTACTTTTACGCCTCCCTGGTTGGCTACGCTATCGGCATGGTGACTACACTAGTCATGTTGGTCGTCTTCAAGCACGGCCAGCCTGCGCTGCTGTACCTCGTCCCTGGCGTTCTCAGCTCCCTCTGGTTGACTGGTCTCGTCCGTGGCGAGCTCAAGGAGATGTGGATGTACACCGAGGACGGGAGCCTCGACACCCGCGACGTTGTCGTCGAGCTTGATGGTGACGGCAATGTCGTGAAGGAGCTTAAgaacgacgaggacgagaagaaaaagaagaaggacgaggaagagaagactgcggaggagaagaaggctaCTGAGAAGCGGGATGCCGAGAAGACTGAGTATAGCATAGTCTCCTTCTCCGTCACTGCTCCGCTTAGAAAGCCGAAGACGCAGTGA
- a CDS encoding O-methyltransferase: MNENDAVGDFIRSAEALSTSVEDLSEGDRSRVLLKLYELTMNVESPWETFVRLFLSEPAVLASVKILQDLNIFKKWKVDGSRAMTCTQLTGLAEGSCDAALLCDLSRLGYLVAVSHILPDRLLRLLVSNNIVEMTSDKTYKPTRFCDQLADSNFSTTAKFYYDHTVPMFTHMPIFFRETSYRSPRSARKTVFDSAHGWQGGLFAYLEAHPEQSEAFNTLQRTTTLNRARWTSIFPSHTLLDSGSGDDDPGSPLLVYIGGSAGQDLQAFYELHPETASRLYLEDLPSVLADDKTNLLKGIHKVAYDFYTPQPIKHARAYYMHHILHDWPDKQACRILEMQKTALKPGYSRILIHDQIMDDDVRAVHPHAAVFDISMMAFGAAGERTEKEWRALIESVGLRVVKIWRVPGAVQGVIEVGLREGSRL; the protein is encoded by the exons ATGAACGAGAATGATGCTGTCGGAGACTTCATACGCTCAGCGGAAGCCCTTTCTACATCGGTCGAAGACCTCAGCGAGGGCGACAGATCGCGAGTTCTTCTAAAGCTTTACGAGCTCACGATGAATGTCGAATCTCCTTGGGAGACGTTTGTGAGACTCTTCTTGAGCGAA cCGGCTGTCCTAGCATCAGTCAAGATACTGCAGGATCTCAATATCTTTAAGAAATGGAAGGTTGATGGAAGCAGAGCCATGACTTGCACTCAGCTAACGGGCCTCGCGGAGGGGTCCTGCGATGCCGCTTTACTTTGTGACTTATCCCGTCTCGGGTACCTTGTAGCAGTATCTCATATTCTCCCAGATCGACTCCTCCGCCTACTGGTCTCGAATAACATCGTAGAGATGACTTCAGACAAGACCTACAAGCCCACGAGATTCTGTGACCAGCTTGCGGACTCGAACTTTAGCACCACCGCTAAATTCTA CTACGACCACACAGTCCCAATGTTCACCCACATGCCCATCTTCTTCCGCGAAACATCCTACAGAAGCCCCCGCAGCGCCCGCAAAACAGTCTTTGACTCAGCCCACGGCTGGCAAGGCGGCCTCTTCGCCTATCTCGAAGCCCACCCCGAACAAAGCGAGGCCTTCAACACACTCCAGCGGACGACGACGCTCAACAGGGCCAGGTGGACGTCCATCTTCCCCAGCCACACCCTCTTGGACAGCGGCTCCGGCGACGACGACCCGGGCTCGCCGCTGCTGGTGTATATCGGTGGCAGCGCGGGACAGGATCTGCAGGCCTTTTATGAACTGCATCCGGAGACGGCGTCGAGGTTGTATTTGGAAGATTTGCCATCTGTTCTGGCGGATGACAAGACGAATTTGCTGAAGGGGATCCATAAGGTGGCGTATGATTTCTACACACCTCAGCCGATTAAGC ATGCCCGCGCATACTACATGCACCACATCCTCCACGACTGGCCCGACAAACAAGCCTGCAGAATCCTCGAGATGCAAAAAACCGCCCTGAAGCCCGGTTACAGCAGGATCCTGATCCACGACCAAATCATGGACGACGACGTGCGGGCCGTCCACCCGCACGCCGCCGTCTTCGACATCAGCATGATGGCGTTTGGCGCCGCCGGGGAGCGCACGGAGAAGGAGTGGAGGGCGCTGATCGAGTCGGTTGGGCTGAGGGTTGTTAAGATTTGGAGGGTGCCGGGTGCGGTGCAGGGGGTTATCGAGGTTGGGTTGCGGGAAGGATCGAGGCTTTGA